Proteins encoded by one window of Bacillus rossius redtenbacheri isolate Brsri chromosome 14, Brsri_v3, whole genome shotgun sequence:
- the LOC134539072 gene encoding ER membrane protein complex subunit 4: MSTKVSYKRYKWALDTGTRGKADRSYDLASPPGYNPSAGQNYTEVARESDPNQLIIKKSWELALGPLKQVPMNLFFMYMAGNSISIFPIMMVGMFIMRPVKALFTIQNTFKMIEGSHAMGQKFVYLLGNVICVAVALYKCHSMGLLPLHTSDWLAFVEPQARMEYSGGGVSLA, translated from the exons ATGTCTACAAAAGTCAGTTATAAACGATACAAATGGGCTCTTGATACAGGAACAAG GGGCAAGGCGGACCGGAGCTACGACCTGGCGTCCCCGCCGGGCTACAACCCGTCTGCGGGCCAGAACTACACCGAGGTCGCCAGGGAGTCAGACCCCAACCAGCTGATCATCAAGAAGTCCTGGGAACTGGCACTGGGCCCGTTGAAGCAG GTTCCAATGAACTTATTCTTCATGTATATGGCTGGTAACTCAATTTCTATCTTTCCAATCATGATGGTGGGGATGTTCATAATGCGCCCCGTGAAGGCTCTCTTTACCATCCAGAACA CGTTCAAGATGATCGAAGGCAGCCACGCGATGGGCCAGAAGTTCGTGTACCTGCTGGGCAACGTGATCTGCGTGGCCGTGGCGCTGTACAAGTGCCACTCGATGGGGCTGCTGCCGCTGCACACGTCCGACTGGCTGGCCTTCGTCGAGCCCCAGGCCCGGATGGAGTACTCGGGGGGAGGCGTCTCCCTCGCCTGA
- the LOC134539074 gene encoding protein Mo25, protein MPLFGKSQKSPAEVVKALKEAVNALERGDKKAEKAQEDVSKNLVLIKNMLYGTSDAEPQADIIVAQLAQELYNSNLLLLLIQNLNRIDFEGKKDVAQVFNNILRRQIGTRSPTVEYICTKPEILFTLMTGYEHQEIALNCGTMLRECARYEALAKIMLYSEDFFNFFTYVEVSTFDIASDAFSTFKELLTRHKMLCAEFLEQNYEKVFCHYQRLLNSENYVTRRQSLKLLGELLLDRHNFTVMTRYISNPDNLKLMMNMLREKSRNIQFEAFHVFKVFVANPNKPKPILDILLRNQEKLVEFLTRFHTDRSEDEQFNDEKAYLIKQIRELQPPASH, encoded by the exons ATGCCTCTCTTTGGTAAATCTCAGAAGAGTCCGGCTGAGGTTGTGAAGGCTCTCAAGGAAGCAGTCAATGCTTTGGAGAGAGGCGATAAAAAAGCTGAAAAG GCCCAGGAGGACGTCAGCAAGAACCTGGTGCTCATCAAGAACATGCTGTACGGCACGTCCGACGCGGAGCCGCAGGCGGACATCATCGTGGCCCAGCTGGCCCAGGAACTGTACAACAGCAACCTGCTGCTGCTACTCATCCAGAACCTCAACAGGATCGACTTCGAG GGGAAGAAAGACGTGGCTCAGGTCTTCAACAACATCCTGCGACGCCAGATCGGGACCCGGTCGCCGACGGTCGAGTACATCTGCACCAAGCCCGAGATACTGTTCACCCTGATGACCGG CTACGAGCACCAGGAGATAGCGCTGAACTGCGGCACCATGCTGCGGGAGTGCGCCCGGTACGAGGCCCTGGCCAAGATCATGCTCTACTCCGAGGACTTCTTCAACTTCTTCACGTACGTGGAGGTGTCCACCTTCGACATTGCGTCCGACGCGTTTTCCACCTTCAAG GAGCTGCTGACGCGCCACAAGATGCTGTGCGCGGAGTTCCTGGAGCAGAACTACGAGAAGGTGTTCTGCCACTACCAGCGGCTGCTCAACTCTGAGAACTACGTGACGCGGCGCCAGAGCCTCAAGCTGCTGGGGGAACTGCTGCTGGACCGACACAACTTCACG GTAATGACAAGGTACATTTCCAATCCGGACAATCTTAAACTGATGATGAATATGCTGAGAGAGAAATCCAGGAATATTCAGTTTGAAGCCTTCCATGTTTTCAAG GTGTTTGTGGCGAACCCCAACAAACCGAAGCCGATCCTGGACATCCTCCTGCGGAACCAGGAGAAGCTGGTGGAGTTCCTGACGAGATTCCACACGGACCGCTCGGAGGACGAGCAGTTCAACGACGAGAAGGCGTACCTGATAAAGCAGATCCGGGAGCTGCAGCCTCCGGCCAGCCACTAG